The sequence GTGCATGATTGGTCTACCTTTGTTGCGGTTCCTTGGATTCTTTTTCATGGATTTGGTCATTTATTCAAAAAAAGATTACCGTGGCCCTCTTGGTGGCGTGGAAAAGCAAAGAAGCCGGTATGGGTTCTTGATTTTAAGCCCGAACGTAGAGAGTTTATTAAAAGTGGTATTATTTTTATATTTGCCCTAATGACAGGTGGTTTGCTGAAATATCTATCGCAGCGAATTACAGTTTTGGAAGAAGTGGCCAAACGAAAGGGCTATTTTCGGATTTACAATGTAACTGATGAGATTCCTCAATACCAGTCAGAATTAGGCTGGAAGCTTCAGATTGATGGAGAAGTGAATCGACCTATGACATTGAATATGAGGGATATGCGGAATATTCCCTGGCAATCCATTGTTGATGACTTTCACTGTGTGACAGGATGGAGTGTCAAAGGGGTGGAATTACGTGGAGTGTATGTAAATGACTTAATTAAGAATTTAGAGATTCAACCAAAAGGGCAATATGCAACTATTTATTCTGCTGATATGCATTATTACGATTCCTTCACCCTTGATCAACTTTTACAGGAAGAAGCAATGTTGGTATTTGAAATGGATGGTAAACCTTTGAAAGAAGCGCAAGGATTTCCGTGCCGTCTTTATCATCCCAATATGTACGGATATAAATCTGTCAAATGGGTGAACCAAATCACTTTTACCAAAGACCGAGAAATTGGGTATTGGCAACAAGGAGGGAACTATGATCTCAATGGGTACCTCTAACAGATTAATAAAACGATGGCTCTATCCTTTTCTTGCTCTTATCATTGGGATTGCGGTTGGTTATCAACTTTTCCCAACCAAACAAGATCTTATTTATAAAGATTGGAAAGATCAGCTTGAGAATGCTGCTTCCGAAAGTTACAAGGTGAACACCTCTTATGTAAGAGATGAAAAGATTTATTCGGAAAGTTCAGGAATTTGGGATCCACAAATGAGCAATTACAAAGTTGCAACACCTGTTTCTGATGATTCTGTTTTCACATTTTCCTTATATCTCACAAAAGAAAAGTTTTACGTCCATGATGGTCTGCAATGGAAGTATGGCGAATTACCGCATCGTATTAGTCATGAGTTCAAGCCATTGGATCAGCCCTTTGAATGGGTTTTAGAATTGCTGCAACACGCTGATTCTATTTCCCGTCAAAAAACCAATGACGGATTCATCTACACAGCAAACTTCAAGCACTTTGACGAGCTGGATTTTCGCGGACTTTATTTAGAAGAACAAGGGAACACCTATTTAACCATGGTCGTATCTAAGAACGGAATATCATCCATAGCATTTATTGCAGAGCCTATTCGACCAAAGAAAGTAAATATTTTAACCTCATATCCCGAAACACTAAGCTATGAAATCAAATTGTCCTTGAACTCAACCAAGCAAAAACAAACCTTACCAAAAGAATCGGTTAACGCTGAAGAAATACAGTGATGGTCTTGGACGTGTTTGTGGGGACGGTTCTCACCA comes from Bacillaceae bacterium S4-13-56 and encodes:
- a CDS encoding molybdopterin-dependent oxidoreductase — protein: MRQRNLIWIHNIHLVFVIALLGTGLSLYFQPLRTQLTEWGFPTVLFHLYVSYIYIVFGMIAIFFSYTYAKKRPPLKKFNVGLNMILFGLWTLSGLFMNFGVKLSLPPVIRNYSVIVHDWSTFVAVPWILFHGFGHLFKKRLPWPSWWRGKAKKPVWVLDFKPERREFIKSGIIFIFALMTGGLLKYLSQRITVLEEVAKRKGYFRIYNVTDEIPQYQSELGWKLQIDGEVNRPMTLNMRDMRNIPWQSIVDDFHCVTGWSVKGVELRGVYVNDLIKNLEIQPKGQYATIYSADMHYYDSFTLDQLLQEEAMLVFEMDGKPLKEAQGFPCRLYHPNMYGYKSVKWVNQITFTKDREIGYWQQGGNYDLNGYL